The proteins below come from a single Polymorphobacter fuscus genomic window:
- a CDS encoding VOC family protein, which yields MLSLATATPVTFVMTTDAERSRRFYAETLSLPLGTQDEYAMVYDLAGTILRITEVPQFAAGPHPVLGWKVADVVAIAGELRARGVTFTIYDGLDQDQDGIWTAPDGAAQVAWFNDPDGNVLSLTKS from the coding sequence ATGTTGTCACTGGCCACCGCAACGCCGGTCACCTTCGTCATGACGACAGATGCCGAACGATCCCGCCGCTTCTACGCCGAAACGCTGTCGCTGCCGCTCGGCACCCAGGACGAATACGCCATGGTCTATGATCTGGCAGGCACGATCCTGCGCATTACCGAGGTTCCGCAATTCGCGGCGGGTCCGCATCCGGTGCTCGGCTGGAAAGTGGCCGATGTCGTGGCGATCGCCGGCGAACTGCGCGCGCGGGGGGTCACCTTCACGATCTATGACGGTCTCGACCAGGACCAGGACGGCATCTGGACGGCGCCCGACGGCGCCGCCCAGGTCGCCTGGTTCAACGATCCGGATGGCAATGTGCTCAGCCTGACCAAGAGCTAG